A window from Aquabacterium sp. NJ1 encodes these proteins:
- a CDS encoding ABC transporter permease codes for MFKLEPRATPSTTLMLASPLLALAITVCIGVLLFLALGKDPLAGLQMFFVEPLRSGYALSELSLKATPLILIGLGLAVCFKANIWNIGAEGQFVMGAVFAGGVAMHATATSANWFWVLVLLAGVLGGMLWAAIVALLRDRFNANEILVSLMLVYVAEMVLSYLVYGPWKDPAGYNFPQTITFLDAARVPKLFSGLRMNVGVGMALLAVLVLTVFMARTYAGFQLQVGGLAPAAARYAGFSSRRALWTALLLSGAMAGLAGGLDAAGPQGQLTPYIPMGYGFGAIIVAFVGRLHPVGIVFSAVLMSMFYIGGELAQSRLGLPKALTGVFQGLLLFALLACDTFIHQRLRWVAAK; via the coding sequence ATGTTCAAGCTTGAGCCGCGTGCCACGCCGTCCACCACGCTGATGCTGGCTTCACCGTTGCTGGCTTTGGCCATCACCGTCTGCATTGGTGTGCTGCTGTTTCTGGCCCTGGGCAAGGACCCGCTGGCCGGCTTGCAGATGTTCTTCGTCGAGCCCCTCAGGAGCGGCTACGCCTTGTCCGAACTCAGCCTCAAGGCCACGCCCCTGATCCTGATCGGTCTGGGTCTGGCCGTGTGCTTCAAGGCCAATATCTGGAACATCGGGGCCGAAGGGCAGTTTGTGATGGGCGCGGTGTTCGCTGGTGGCGTGGCCATGCATGCGACCGCCACCAGTGCCAACTGGTTCTGGGTGCTGGTGCTGCTGGCCGGGGTGCTGGGCGGCATGTTGTGGGCTGCCATCGTCGCCTTGCTGCGCGACCGTTTCAATGCCAATGAAATCCTGGTCAGCCTGATGCTGGTGTATGTGGCCGAGATGGTCTTGAGCTACCTGGTCTACGGCCCCTGGAAGGACCCGGCCGGCTACAACTTCCCCCAGACCATCACCTTTCTGGATGCGGCCCGCGTGCCCAAGCTCTTCAGCGGTTTGCGCATGAACGTGGGCGTGGGCATGGCCTTGCTGGCGGTGCTGGTGCTGACGGTGTTCATGGCGCGCACGTATGCAGGCTTCCAGCTGCAGGTGGGCGGTCTGGCGCCTGCGGCGGCCCGGTATGCAGGCTTCTCGTCACGGCGCGCCTTGTGGACGGCCTTGCTGCTCTCGGGCGCCATGGCCGGGCTGGCCGGCGGGCTGGATGCGGCCGGGCCGCAGGGGCAGCTCACGCCGTATATCCCCATGGGCTACGGCTTCGGCGCCATCATCGTGGCCTTCGTGGGGCGCTTGCACCCCGTGGGCATCGTGTTTTCGGCGGTGCTGATGAGCATGTTCTACATCGGGGGCGAACTCGCTCAGTCGCGCCTGGGGCTGCCCAAGGCCCTGACTGGCGTCTTCCAGGGCTTGTTGCTGTTTGCCTTGCTGGCCTGTGACACCTTCATCCATCAACGCCTGCGCTGGGTGGCTGCCAAATGA
- the guaD gene encoding guanine deaminase — translation MSLAGSNPTPTAPAGRLILWGDVLDFTEDPGFATPKEALGVRWRPDHAVLIEAGRVVAVQPRSQALDVDWQAAPVQDHRGRLIMPGFIDTHVHCPQLDVIASFGTALLDWLNTYTFPAERRYADPAVSKDGAQRFLKALWAHGTTTAVVFPTVHKASAEALFEEADAHAMRLITGKVLMDRHAPEGLRDDVDQAERDCVDLINRWHGKGRQAFAVTVRFAPTSTPEQLMMAGQLCQTYAGTYMQTHVAENQDEVRWVASLFPDARSYLDVYDRDGLIGARAVLAHGIWLDANDRAVLRERGAQIAHSPSSNLFLGSGLFDWAQAQREGVNVSLASDVGGGTSLSMLRNMGDAYKIQALQGTRLTAWKALYTATLGAARHLGLADEIGSVEPGCMADLAIWDWAVGDVAAHRDRLAQASGDLHERLFVWMTLGDERNLAGTLIAGQTVYKTRAAA, via the coding sequence ATGAGCCTTGCCGGATCCAACCCGACTCCAACAGCGCCAGCAGGCCGCCTGATTCTGTGGGGCGATGTGCTGGACTTCACCGAGGATCCGGGCTTTGCGACGCCGAAAGAAGCCCTGGGCGTGCGTTGGCGCCCGGACCACGCCGTCCTGATCGAAGCCGGGCGGGTGGTGGCGGTGCAGCCGCGAAGCCAGGCGCTGGATGTCGACTGGCAAGCCGCGCCGGTGCAGGATCACCGTGGTCGCCTGATCATGCCGGGCTTCATCGACACGCACGTGCATTGCCCGCAGTTGGATGTGATTGCCAGTTTCGGCACCGCCTTGCTGGACTGGCTCAACACCTACACCTTTCCTGCCGAGCGGCGCTATGCGGATCCTGCTGTATCGAAAGATGGGGCCCAGCGCTTCCTCAAAGCCCTGTGGGCGCACGGCACGACCACGGCGGTGGTCTTCCCGACCGTGCACAAGGCGAGTGCCGAGGCCTTGTTCGAAGAGGCCGACGCCCACGCCATGCGCCTGATCACCGGCAAGGTGCTGATGGACCGCCACGCCCCCGAAGGCTTGCGCGACGACGTGGACCAGGCCGAGCGCGATTGCGTGGACCTGATCAACCGCTGGCATGGCAAGGGCAGGCAAGCCTTCGCCGTGACGGTCCGGTTTGCACCGACCAGTACCCCCGAGCAGTTGATGATGGCCGGGCAGCTGTGCCAGACCTATGCTGGCACCTACATGCAGACCCACGTGGCTGAAAACCAGGACGAGGTGCGCTGGGTTGCATCCTTGTTCCCGGATGCGCGCAGTTACCTGGACGTGTATGACCGCGATGGCCTGATTGGCGCACGAGCGGTGCTGGCTCACGGTATCTGGCTGGACGCCAATGACCGCGCCGTGCTGCGTGAACGTGGTGCACAGATCGCGCACAGCCCTTCGTCCAACCTGTTCCTGGGCAGCGGTCTGTTCGACTGGGCTCAGGCGCAGCGCGAGGGCGTCAACGTGAGTCTGGCCAGCGACGTGGGCGGCGGCACCAGCCTGTCGATGCTGCGCAATATGGGCGACGCCTACAAGATACAGGCCCTGCAAGGCACCCGTCTCACGGCCTGGAAGGCGCTGTACACCGCCACCCTGGGCGCGGCGCGCCACCTCGGTCTGGCTGACGAGATCGGCAGCGTGGAGCCCGGTTGCATGGCCGATCTGGCCATCTGGGATTGGGCTGTGGGTGACGTGGCGGCGCACCGCGATCGCCTGGCGCAGGCCAGTGGTGACCTGCACGAGCGCCTGTTTGTCTGGATGACCCTGGGGGACGAGCGCAATCTGGCAGGCACGCTCATTGCAGGTCAAACTGTATACAAAACTCGAGCAGCAGCATGA
- a CDS encoding ABC transporter ATP-binding protein produces the protein MSLRLELRGITKQYPGVRANDGVSLKVRPGEIHAVLGENGAGKSTLMKIIFGSVKPDAGEVFFNGQPVHVKSPQEARALGISMVFQHFSLFDTLTAAENVWLGLDKSLSLAEVTQRIRQVSGEYGLEVDPDRHVHSLTVGERQRIEIVRALLTNPQLLILDEPTSVLIPQAVEKLFATLRQLAERGCAILYISHKLDEIRSLCHHCTVMRGGKVTGEVDPRQESNASLSRLMIGSEPIELNRQAPVLGEVALAVKGLNVPSDDPFGVSLKDVNFALCAGEVLGIAGVSGNGQQALMAVLSGEDPRGAPGSVTLFGHDISRASPMKRRHLGLNSVPEERLGRGAVPTMSLAQNTLLTRKDAIGPGGWLRMAGVWGMTSELIERFNVRAAGPHAMAKSLSGGNLQKFIMGREIDAEPRVLLVSQPTWGVDVGAAAQIRGELIKLRDAGCAILVVSEELDELFEICDRMMVMAQGRLSPSLATADATVEQLGEWMSGLWDHHGGQHGAAVQGGGHVQA, from the coding sequence ATGAGCCTTCGTCTTGAATTGCGCGGCATCACCAAGCAGTACCCGGGCGTGCGCGCCAATGACGGGGTGAGCCTGAAGGTTCGGCCAGGCGAGATCCACGCGGTGCTGGGCGAAAACGGGGCGGGCAAGTCCACACTCATGAAGATCATCTTCGGCTCGGTCAAGCCCGATGCCGGCGAGGTCTTCTTCAACGGCCAGCCCGTGCATGTGAAGTCGCCCCAGGAGGCGCGTGCGCTGGGCATCAGCATGGTGTTCCAGCACTTCTCGCTGTTCGACACGCTCACGGCGGCCGAGAACGTGTGGCTGGGGCTGGACAAATCGCTCAGCCTGGCCGAGGTCACCCAACGCATCCGCCAGGTGTCCGGTGAATACGGGCTGGAGGTCGACCCGGATCGGCATGTCCACTCGCTGACGGTCGGTGAGCGCCAGCGCATCGAGATCGTGCGCGCGCTGCTGACCAACCCGCAACTGTTGATCCTGGACGAGCCCACCTCGGTGCTGATTCCGCAGGCGGTGGAAAAGCTGTTTGCCACCTTGCGCCAGCTGGCCGAGCGCGGCTGCGCCATCCTCTACATCAGCCACAAGCTCGATGAGATCCGTTCGCTGTGCCACCACTGCACGGTGATGCGCGGCGGCAAGGTCACCGGTGAGGTGGACCCTCGCCAGGAGAGCAATGCCAGCTTGTCACGTTTGATGATCGGCTCCGAGCCCATTGAGTTGAACCGGCAGGCGCCTGTGCTGGGTGAGGTGGCGTTGGCTGTCAAAGGCCTGAACGTGCCCAGTGACGATCCGTTTGGCGTCAGCCTCAAGGATGTCAACTTTGCTTTGTGCGCGGGCGAGGTCCTGGGCATTGCAGGTGTCTCAGGCAACGGGCAGCAGGCCTTGATGGCCGTGCTCAGCGGTGAAGACCCACGCGGTGCACCCGGTAGCGTCACCTTGTTTGGCCACGACATCAGCCGCGCATCGCCCATGAAACGCCGCCACCTCGGGCTCAACAGTGTGCCCGAAGAGCGCCTGGGCCGCGGCGCCGTGCCCACCATGTCGCTGGCGCAGAACACCTTGCTCACGCGCAAGGATGCGATCGGCCCGGGCGGCTGGCTGCGCATGGCCGGCGTGTGGGGCATGACCAGCGAGCTGATCGAGCGCTTCAATGTGAGGGCGGCAGGCCCGCATGCGATGGCCAAGAGCCTGTCGGGTGGCAACCTGCAGAAGTTCATCATGGGCCGCGAGATCGATGCCGAGCCGCGCGTGCTGCTGGTGTCTCAGCCCACCTGGGGTGTGGACGTGGGCGCTGCGGCGCAAATCCGCGGCGAGTTGATCAAGCTGCGGGATGCCGGTTGCGCCATCCTGGTCGTCAGTGAGGAGTTGGACGAGTTGTTTGAAATCTGCGACCGCATGATGGTGATGGCACAAGGGCGCTTGTCGCCCAGTCTGGCCACGGCCGATGCCACCGTCGAGCAATTGGGCGAGTGGATGAGTGGCCTGTGGGATCACCACGGTGGCCAGCATGGTGCTGCAGTGCAAGGGGGCGGGCATGTTCAAGCTTGA
- the xdhB gene encoding xanthine dehydrogenase molybdopterin binding subunit — MNKTVDAFRPSAAAGRALPHESAHLHVAGQATYIDDLPELAGTLHAALGLSPVAHGKLLSIDVEGLKAQAGVVAILTAADIPGLNDCGALVHDDPILAEGDVRYLGQPVFVVLSRNRETARRVAARASDFLRIEPLPALLTPEAAHAAGQYVVPPMHLHRGDTAQALTDAPARLQGRFQLGGQEQFYLEGQISYAIPKEGKGLLLHCSTQHPSEMQHAVAHALNLHAHDVLVECRRMGGGFGGKESQSAVFACIAAIAAWKLKKPVKLRPDRDDDFMITGRRHCFVHDYDVGYDADGRVLGAKVEMLARAGFSADLSAPVMTRALCHFDNGYYLPAVDLHGYCARTNTQSNTAFRGFGGPQGALAIEVILDSIARRLGKDPLDVRLANLYGTSDRNVSPYGQTVEDNVLRALMNELVDSSDYRARRQALSAFNAGSPVLKKGLALTPVKFGISFNVVHLNQAGALVHVYSDGSILVNHGGTEMGQGLNTKVAQMVAHTLGVKPERVRVTATDTSKVANTSATAASTGSDLNGKAAANAAQQILERLVQMLATKHQVPAEAIRFVDDTVQVGPELLRFEDVVMAAYMARVQLWSDGFYATPKLHWDRQTMQGRPFFYFVYGAAVSEVLVDTLTGEWKLLRADVLHDVGQSINPAVDIGQIEGAFIQGMGWLTSEELWWHPQTGKLMTHAPSTYKIPTASDCPADFRVKLFDNQNVEDTVYRSKAVGEPPLLLPFSVFLAIRDAVSSVADHRVDPPLRAPATPEAILDAIEAVKAGGACPA; from the coding sequence ATGAACAAGACCGTTGACGCTTTTCGCCCCAGCGCGGCAGCCGGACGCGCCCTGCCGCACGAGTCGGCACACCTGCACGTCGCTGGCCAGGCCACCTACATCGATGACCTGCCCGAACTCGCAGGCACCCTGCATGCAGCGCTGGGCCTGTCGCCTGTTGCGCATGGCAAGCTGCTGTCCATCGATGTCGAAGGCCTCAAGGCGCAAGCGGGCGTGGTGGCCATCCTGACCGCGGCCGACATCCCCGGCCTCAATGACTGCGGTGCCCTGGTTCATGACGACCCCATCCTCGCCGAGGGTGACGTGCGTTACCTGGGGCAACCGGTCTTCGTGGTCTTGTCCCGCAACCGTGAGACCGCCCGCCGGGTGGCCGCACGTGCGTCAGACTTCCTGCGCATCGAGCCTTTGCCCGCCCTGCTCACACCCGAGGCAGCGCATGCGGCCGGGCAGTATGTGGTCCCGCCCATGCACCTGCATCGGGGCGACACGGCCCAGGCACTCACGGATGCGCCAGCGCGCCTGCAAGGGCGTTTTCAGCTTGGCGGCCAGGAGCAGTTCTACCTGGAAGGCCAGATCTCCTACGCCATCCCGAAAGAAGGCAAGGGCCTGCTGCTGCATTGCTCTACCCAGCACCCCAGCGAGATGCAGCATGCCGTGGCGCACGCCTTGAACCTGCATGCCCACGATGTGCTGGTGGAATGCCGCCGCATGGGCGGTGGCTTTGGTGGCAAGGAATCGCAATCAGCGGTGTTTGCCTGCATTGCGGCCATCGCCGCGTGGAAGCTGAAGAAGCCGGTGAAGCTGCGCCCCGATCGCGATGATGATTTCATGATCACCGGGCGCCGACATTGTTTCGTGCACGACTACGACGTGGGTTACGACGCCGATGGCCGCGTGCTGGGCGCCAAGGTCGAGATGCTGGCCCGCGCCGGCTTCTCGGCTGATCTGTCCGCCCCCGTGATGACACGCGCCCTGTGCCACTTCGACAATGGCTACTACCTGCCCGCCGTGGACCTGCACGGCTACTGCGCCCGCACCAACACGCAGAGCAACACCGCCTTCCGCGGCTTCGGCGGGCCTCAGGGCGCACTGGCCATCGAGGTCATCCTGGATTCGATCGCGCGCCGGCTGGGCAAGGACCCGCTGGACGTGCGCCTGGCCAATCTGTACGGCACGTCTGACCGCAACGTCTCGCCCTATGGCCAGACGGTGGAAGACAACGTGCTGCGCGCCTTGATGAACGAACTGGTCGACAGCAGCGACTACCGCGCGCGGCGCCAGGCCTTGTCCGCCTTCAATGCCGGCAGCCCCGTGCTCAAGAAGGGCCTGGCCCTGACGCCCGTCAAGTTCGGCATCTCCTTCAACGTGGTGCACCTCAACCAGGCGGGCGCACTGGTGCACGTCTACAGCGACGGCAGCATCCTGGTCAACCACGGCGGCACCGAGATGGGGCAAGGCCTGAACACCAAGGTGGCGCAGATGGTGGCCCACACCCTGGGCGTCAAACCCGAGCGCGTGCGCGTGACCGCCACCGACACCAGCAAGGTGGCCAACACCTCGGCCACAGCCGCATCCACGGGCTCGGACCTCAATGGCAAGGCCGCGGCCAACGCCGCCCAGCAGATCCTGGAGCGCCTGGTGCAGATGCTGGCGACCAAACACCAGGTGCCGGCAGAGGCCATCCGCTTTGTGGACGATACGGTGCAAGTGGGCCCCGAGCTGCTGCGCTTCGAGGATGTGGTGATGGCCGCCTACATGGCACGCGTGCAGCTGTGGTCAGACGGCTTTTACGCCACGCCCAAACTGCACTGGGACCGCCAGACCATGCAAGGCCGCCCCTTCTTCTACTTCGTGTATGGCGCCGCCGTCAGCGAAGTGCTGGTGGACACGCTCACGGGCGAGTGGAAGCTGCTGCGCGCCGATGTGCTGCACGATGTGGGGCAATCCATCAACCCGGCGGTGGACATTGGCCAGATCGAGGGCGCCTTCATCCAGGGCATGGGCTGGTTGACCAGTGAAGAACTCTGGTGGCACCCGCAAACGGGCAAGCTGATGACGCACGCCCCATCCACCTACAAGATCCCGACGGCCAGCGATTGCCCGGCCGACTTCCGCGTGAAGCTGTTCGACAACCAGAACGTGGAGGACACGGTGTACCGATCCAAGGCCGTGGGCGAACCGCCGCTGCTGCTGCCCTTCTCCGTGTTCCTGGCCATCCGCGATGCCGTCTCGTCGGTCGCCGATCACCGCGTCGACCCGCCGCTGCGCGCACCCGCCACACCCGAGGCCATCCTGGACGCCATCGAGGCCGTCAAGGCAGGTGGGGCATGTCCAGCCTGA
- a CDS encoding LysR family transcriptional regulator produces MSKSALFEKIDLSLIRVLHTVITECSVSRAAIRLQSSQPAVSSQLKRLRELTGDPLLVRCGQTMAPTDVALSLLAPAAAILQHAQSMFGHTSSVREFDPATSTLTFRLAATDYLDPFFLPELTLRLRRLAPHVRVEVVQLSADLDYRRSLARGEVDLVVGNWLEPSDELHLGRLLSDEVVCLVSEDHPAARLPKEGKRAWSVDQYLACEHVAPPALHPGALGIIDEHLAAQGLRRNIVVRNPHFAQLPYMVAGSLLVLTTGRRFCERYAQQLNVKIVRCPVAFPPMNYYQLWHDLTHHSAASRWLREQVRDVVRGLQTVRPPTRAQALPVRSAS; encoded by the coding sequence ATGAGCAAGAGCGCACTTTTCGAGAAGATCGACCTCTCCCTGATACGTGTCTTGCACACCGTGATCACCGAATGCAGTGTCTCGCGGGCGGCCATTCGCCTGCAATCCAGCCAACCGGCCGTCAGCTCTCAACTCAAGCGCCTGCGCGAGTTGACGGGGGACCCTTTGCTTGTTCGATGCGGGCAGACCATGGCACCGACAGACGTGGCGCTCAGCCTGCTGGCACCCGCTGCCGCCATCCTGCAGCACGCGCAAAGCATGTTCGGCCATACCAGCTCCGTGCGCGAGTTTGACCCGGCGACATCCACATTGACATTCCGGCTGGCCGCCACCGATTACCTCGACCCTTTCTTCCTGCCCGAGTTGACCTTGCGCCTGAGGCGGCTGGCGCCCCATGTGCGCGTGGAGGTGGTGCAACTCTCCGCCGATCTGGACTACCGCCGCAGCCTGGCCCGCGGCGAGGTCGACCTGGTCGTGGGCAACTGGCTGGAGCCTTCTGACGAACTGCATCTGGGGCGCCTGCTCAGCGATGAGGTGGTGTGCCTGGTGTCCGAGGATCACCCCGCCGCCAGGCTCCCCAAAGAGGGCAAGCGCGCCTGGTCGGTCGATCAGTACCTGGCGTGCGAGCATGTGGCGCCACCCGCCCTGCACCCCGGTGCGCTGGGCATCATCGACGAGCACCTGGCCGCGCAGGGCCTGCGCCGCAACATCGTGGTGCGCAACCCGCACTTCGCCCAGCTGCCTTACATGGTGGCCGGCTCCCTGCTGGTGTTGACCACCGGGCGGCGCTTCTGCGAGCGGTATGCGCAACAGTTGAACGTCAAGATCGTGCGCTGCCCCGTGGCCTTCCCGCCGATGAACTACTATCAGCTCTGGCATGACCTGACGCATCACTCTGCAGCCAGCCGCTGGTTGCGCGAACAGGTGCGTGACGTCGTGCGTGGTCTGCAAACTGTGCGGCCGCCCACGCGTGCGCAGGCCTTGCCTGTGCGCAGTGCCAGTTGA
- the xdhA gene encoding xanthine dehydrogenase small subunit yields the protein MSTAAPRPIRFVHQGQIQEVQGLPPTTTVLQWLREHAHCTGTKEGCAEGDCGACTVVVGEADPDTGAWRQKTVNACIQFLPTLDGKALITVEDLQAAGSDKLHPCQQAMVDCHGSQCGFCTPGFVMSLWDVYQTHEQPLPRADLADALSGNLCRCTGYRPILDAGQKMYEAPREAFASDTMLAQLNSLNTASSPGLVYEGPSCTDSPQRSRFFAPRDLSELAALRQAMPEARLLAGSTDIGLWVTKQFKALGDIIYLGKVAELQAITADASAQPDQTARLNIGAAVTLEQAWQALATHMPALREIWLRFASPPVRHAGTLVGNLANGSPIGDSAPILLALDATLVLRQGQATRQMPLSAFYLDYMKNALQAGEFIQSVQVPVVNPQGPGVLRAYKIAKRRDSDISAVCAGLYIELDGERIVAARLGWGGMAATARRATHAEAALIGQDWTEATLRQAQAALVQDFQPMTDLRATRDYRLKVAANLLERFWLETRPTSPLRAQDVQVWPCDAT from the coding sequence ATGAGCACCGCCGCCCCCCGCCCGATCCGCTTCGTGCACCAGGGGCAGATCCAGGAAGTCCAGGGCCTGCCACCCACCACCACGGTGCTGCAATGGCTGCGCGAGCACGCACACTGCACCGGCACCAAAGAGGGTTGCGCCGAGGGCGATTGCGGCGCCTGCACGGTTGTGGTGGGTGAAGCAGATCCTGACACCGGTGCCTGGCGCCAGAAGACGGTCAACGCCTGCATCCAGTTCCTGCCGACACTGGACGGCAAGGCACTGATCACGGTCGAGGATCTTCAGGCCGCGGGCAGCGACAAGCTGCACCCCTGTCAGCAAGCCATGGTGGACTGCCATGGTTCGCAGTGTGGCTTCTGCACACCTGGTTTCGTGATGTCGCTGTGGGATGTCTATCAGACCCACGAGCAGCCTCTGCCACGCGCGGATCTGGCTGATGCACTGTCTGGCAACCTGTGCCGATGCACGGGTTACCGCCCGATTCTGGACGCGGGCCAGAAGATGTACGAAGCACCGCGCGAGGCCTTCGCCAGTGACACCATGCTGGCGCAGTTGAACAGCTTGAACACCGCCTCGTCACCAGGGCTGGTCTACGAAGGCCCATCCTGCACGGACAGCCCACAACGCAGCCGGTTCTTTGCACCGCGCGACCTGAGCGAGCTGGCCGCACTGCGCCAGGCCATGCCCGAAGCCCGCTTGCTGGCCGGCAGCACCGACATCGGCCTGTGGGTCACCAAACAGTTCAAGGCCTTGGGCGACATCATCTATCTGGGCAAGGTGGCCGAGCTGCAGGCCATCACGGCAGATGCGTCTGCGCAACCAGATCAAACGGCGCGGCTGAATATCGGCGCCGCGGTGACGCTGGAGCAAGCCTGGCAAGCGCTGGCCACGCACATGCCCGCGCTGCGCGAGATCTGGCTGCGCTTTGCCTCACCGCCCGTGCGCCATGCCGGCACACTGGTGGGCAATCTCGCCAACGGGTCACCCATTGGTGACAGTGCGCCCATCCTGCTGGCGCTGGACGCCACGCTGGTCTTGCGACAAGGTCAGGCCACGCGCCAGATGCCCCTGTCCGCCTTCTACCTGGACTACATGAAGAACGCCCTGCAAGCGGGCGAGTTCATCCAGTCGGTGCAGGTGCCGGTCGTCAACCCGCAAGGCCCCGGCGTCCTGCGCGCCTACAAGATCGCCAAGCGACGTGACAGCGACATCTCTGCCGTCTGTGCCGGGCTGTACATCGAACTGGACGGCGAACGCATCGTGGCGGCACGCCTGGGCTGGGGCGGCATGGCGGCCACGGCGCGTCGAGCCACCCATGCTGAAGCCGCACTCATCGGGCAGGACTGGACCGAAGCCACCCTGCGACAGGCACAGGCGGCACTGGTGCAGGACTTCCAGCCCATGACCGACCTGCGCGCCACCCGCGACTACCGGCTCAAGGTGGCCGCCAATCTGCTGGAACGCTTCTGGCTTGAAACCAGGCCGACCAGCCCTCTGCGTGCCCAGGACGTGCAGGTCTGGCCCTGTGACGCCACCTGA
- the xdhC gene encoding xanthine dehydrogenase accessory protein XdhC: MSSLSAPALRQRACEWVRQGRRAMLITVMDSKGSTPRDAGTRMLVSTDQLLGTIGGGHLEWQAIDLARQALRECGEQAAATWERSFALGPTLGQCCGGVVSLRFAPLNEAAMRDWPLSQGLHIELHGAGHVGQAMVKLLADLDFSVRWIDTRDSSDPGCGLPDDATLQALPAQITWLPSDCPEAEVADAPAGAIHLVLTHRHDLDLRIIEAVLRRGDSLFAGLIGSQTKRAKFLHRLQDKGLSADQLAHMSCPIGLPGLQGKEPAVIAVAVVAQLLLLRQQHVAATATSAPSESDAK; the protein is encoded by the coding sequence ATGTCCAGCCTGAGTGCGCCCGCGCTTCGCCAACGAGCCTGCGAGTGGGTCCGCCAGGGCCGGCGCGCCATGCTGATCACGGTGATGGACAGCAAAGGCTCCACGCCCCGTGATGCGGGCACACGCATGCTGGTGAGCACGGATCAACTGCTGGGCACGATCGGTGGCGGGCACCTCGAATGGCAGGCCATCGACCTGGCGCGTCAGGCCCTGCGGGAATGCGGCGAGCAGGCAGCGGCCACCTGGGAGCGCAGCTTCGCACTGGGCCCCACGCTGGGCCAATGCTGCGGCGGGGTGGTGAGCCTGCGGTTCGCCCCGCTGAACGAGGCTGCCATGCGCGACTGGCCCCTGAGCCAGGGCCTGCACATCGAACTGCATGGCGCCGGGCATGTCGGGCAGGCCATGGTCAAACTGTTGGCCGATCTGGATTTTTCCGTGCGCTGGATCGACACGCGCGACAGCAGCGACCCAGGCTGCGGCCTGCCGGATGACGCCACCCTGCAGGCCCTGCCCGCCCAAATCACCTGGCTGCCTTCGGACTGCCCCGAAGCCGAAGTGGCCGATGCGCCAGCCGGCGCCATCCACCTGGTTCTCACACACCGGCATGATCTGGACCTGCGCATCATCGAGGCCGTCTTGCGGCGTGGCGACAGCCTGTTTGCCGGCTTGATCGGGTCACAGACCAAACGCGCCAAATTCCTGCATCGGCTGCAGGACAAAGGGCTCAGCGCGGACCAACTGGCGCACATGAGCTGCCCCATCGGCCTGCCAGGCCTGCAAGGCAAGGAGCCCGCCGTGATCGCCGTGGCCGTCGTCGCGCAGCTGCTCCTGCTGCGTCAGCAACACGTTGCTGCCACGGCCACCTCAGCACCATCGGAGTCAGACGCCAAGTGA